The following DNA comes from Schistocerca piceifrons isolate TAMUIC-IGC-003096 chromosome 3, iqSchPice1.1, whole genome shotgun sequence.
AACAtcgcattgacagttattgtgtttccctgttcatttgtgaAAAAGTACGGTCCAATAATCCCACAttatgaaacaccacaccatactgtcactttactaccGTGTAAAGAGTGCTCATGAATATCATAagaatttgtgtttgcccagtaacggtagttctgtttattcacataacctaagagatgaaaatgtgcctcatttgacatacacaatttgtttagaaattcattgtcattgttgttatcatttgttgacaaaaTTCTAAACATAACGGGTAATCATTGTcgttcaattgttgcaccatctgtagtttgtatggGTCAAATTTTCAATCAAGATGAATAATTCTGCAAACACTCTCCAGGGACATTCCAGCCACTGCTGCTTCCTTACGGATTGAACACCGTGGGCTCTGTAAGACAGACTCGCttacatcaatgttcgctggagaatgcacacttcttggttgtcctgttggtttcttcttgagggcagatccagtctcttaaaAGTTATTACTTCAACATTTTAATGCCTGTTTCGACAGAATGGCATCATGATTTCTTAAATTATAAAAACATCGAAACTCCCTCTGCactgctaccaaactatcattgctcttataaaacatttttatggctaatgcACGTTGTTGTCTGTTTCACTGATCCATTATTACTGAAACGGTGGACTGTTTACTAGCTGCCACAAACCCACAGTGccgccacctgcccatggctgccactactcatttcaaacattcccattattCTGTGTCTCCCTATATTTGGTTACCTAAGAACTTGTGCCCTTGCGCACGTTAGTCAGTTATTTCCTGAAGATAGCCCAATAAGCTGAAAActacagaaataaacaaaaatcaatagAACAAAAACAGTTTACTTGTCATTCAAcctcaaaaatgttgtaaatttacttTCCGTTTGATGATGCATtgctacaatagcctaagaatcATCATGTGTATCTCACTATATGGTACACTTAcattttgtgacaagtttgttaCTACTTCTTAATTAAAAATATGTTTATGATATTTTGACCTGTTTCACATCCGTGAGAACCATTTCACTTTGGATCTGTGAGTGGGTCATaagcaaatatatatatttttttgtaaataggtATTACATTGTCTTGTTTTATAATATGTTCTACATCCTTTAGGATATCCCCTCAATGGATCGTGACATGTACCTTATCTTACATGGGGACCTATGGTTTTATGTGGCATCAGAACCATAGAGAAGCTTgacattttacaaaacaaaatgcaaaagcaCTACATATGGCATTGTGGTATTCACTGAAAAGTCACTCACCTGTCGATACAGAAATGACTGCCCTTTACACGTTACTTCCCAAAAATCATAATGCTTACAACTTGGCATATAATCATCGCTTAGGAATTGCTGGCCAGGTTTGATACAGAGTTCTTTCATACTTCTTACAGTCCTGATGTCTCGATCATCTCGCGAAGCACCCATAAATGACCTGAAATCTTTTATTCCTGGGAAAAGTGCCGCGGCTTGTTTCATCGCATCAACATTGAATTCTGGATtcctcatgaaaaaaaaaaaaaaattttacaagtgctacAACCCACTGCACACAATTAATACTGAAAGAGTAAGTAAAAGTACCCTGATTTAAATGTGAAGTACAGACATCTTACTTGCCATGGCAGGTAAAAAAATGGCTTACTGTATAAAATAACATCTCCTCCATTCAGAAAATGGTATTTCAGCCAAATATTTGAAGCCCATCTTTTGTAGTGTTGGTGCATTTTGTTTCCTCACAGCTAGACGATACAAGTAAGTTCTGCACTTTGCACTATGTCTTGAATGAAATGTATCTGGGACTAGCTGACACTTTTGCACTCTAAAAGGACATAAGTAATTGACAGTTGTGCTAAGCAGCCCTTTTGGTGTACCAAAACACCTTGCTTACTCTTTATTTCACAAATCCTTACCTAAGTCCAACTTTGGCCTTCTCAAAATACCTGTTGAAACCCACAGTCAAACACTCTGGGTCATACCCACCACCCGTATGGCGCTCTAGATCAACATGGGCAGATGACAGTAATGCATGGACACCTTTGTCAGTTCTGAAAAGATTAAAATATGTGGGATCACATTTCCGCTTTCTTTCTTTTCTATAATatagtaaaacatttttttttttttttgtctatgacAGTGGAGAGTCCATAGTAATAAGCAATGTATGAGTAATTCTTTACAGTTTTCCTAAAAAGTTTTGGAGACAAGTATGATTAACAAAACTAAAATTCAAACACTCATAAAGCAATTTTTCAATCAAAATTACACTGAATTAAAATGTTTACATATAGTCTTCTTTTAAACATACAGTGCTACAATACAATCACTATAATAGGAGAAAGGCTAAAATACCACATCCAGAAATAATGCAGGCCAGTCATCCTGAAAAAAGCggccggaggaggaggagggaggagggaggagggagggggagggggagggggagggggagggggtgggaggggggaggccaAGCATGTGAAAGACTAAAGACTGAACAAAGACTAAATGTGATTTCTTCCCTAGTACCTTCTGTCTGTACATATAATACATTAGCGTCTCCCGCTGTGGTTTCTGTTAGTGTATTCCGGCTAATTTCAAAACCCActccagtgattttgatacagttcTCACTAATACACAGACTGGTTCCCgatgaaggtttgtgtatataatttattaccatTAAGCAATAATGAGTGTGTAaacacatgtacactactggccattaaaattgctacactaagaagaaatgcagatgataaacggatattcattggacaaatatattatactagaactgacatgtgattacattttcatgcaatttgggtgcatagatcctgagaaatcagtacccagaacaaccacctctggtcgtactAACAGCCTTgaaatgcctgggcattgagtcaaacagagcttggatggtgtgtacaggtacagctgcctatgcagcttcaacacgataccacagttcaccaagagtagtgactggcatattgtaacgagccagttgctcggccaccattgaccagacgtttccaattggtgagagatctggagaatgtgccagccagggcagcagtcgaacattttctgtatttgtcttgcaaacgtccctattgtTGGCTCAGGGATagagatgtggctgcatgatccgttacagccatgcggataagatgcctgtcatctcgactgctagttatacgaggccgttgggatacagcacggcgttccatattaccctcctgaacccaccgattccatattctgctaacagtcattggatctcgactagcgcaagcaacaatgtcgcgatacgataaaccgcaatcgcgataggctacaatccgacatttatcaaagtcggaaatgtgatggtacgcatatctcctccttacacgaggcatcacaacaacgtttcaccaggcaacgctggtcaactgctgtttgtgtatgagaaatcagttggaaactttcctcatgtcagcacgttgtaggtgccgtcaccggtgccaaccttgtgtgaatgctctgaaaagctaatcatttgcatatcagagtatctttttcctgtcggttaaatttcgcgtctgtagcgcgtcatcttcgtggtgtagcaattttaatggccagtagtgtatttctatctGCTCCATATTTAATTAGCACTTGGAGTGGCAACTCTTAGCAATAATGGAAGCCACAACCTAGTCAGAGAGGAGGCAGAATCTCTGGTGGACAAAGCAGTAAAGTAACAGTTGCTGCATATCCTTCCTCCCCctgcatttttctatctttatttgATGGCTAATCTCAGGAATTATTGTAGGGATTTTGGTACAGCTGCCACAAACAGATAGGTTCACAGGGAATGTTAATGTATATCTACACGTAATATGGTACAAAGAAGTCGTCCAGCCGCAGATACTTAGTGCTACCCATGTGAAGCCAGGATGGGTCGCTAGTTACAATATAGTCATTTAAAACGCGGCACACCAAAATCTGTAAAAGATAAACAGTTCACAATGGTGGGCCCTATCACTAGAAGCCAAATCTATATTTTAAAGCAGAGGGCATGATTCAGAGGTGTGCTGTAATTACTCTCTCTTCTTAGGAGCAGGAGCAGTACGAGATAGGCCGCGGCCAAGTGGTGGATCCCACTTACTGCATCTTGTTGACCCTAACTTCCAACTATTCTTGTCCCAGCTGACACACAAGTACTTTTCTCTGTGGGGCAGTTGCACCAAGAAATGAACATCATGTTGTGACACTGAAGTACCATAAAGAATCCTTAGTTGCTACACCTGTGAGCTCATTTCTCTGAATTCCCATGTACCTTGCTATCCACCATATTCTTGGGGCCATTTCTAAGCATGCAACAGTGTTGTAGAGCTGCAGAAAGATATCATGGACAAATGGAAAATTTTCTTTGCTGCAGAAAGATATCATGGacaaatggaaatttttttttcaagttatcTCCAGCCAGTGCTAAGCCAAGTTAAACCAGGCCAACACATCATGTAACAATCATAATGACAAATAGGCAGACAGCCAATACTGCAAATAATATGCCATACCCTGGAAACTAATGCTTCACCTCACTTGGGTGAGAAGACTGAATCCTTAATTCAGCAAAACAATCTCACTGAGAAGAGATTATAATAcaaggtgtatacgcggacaaggaaaaaaatcccCGGATttctcccagatttcccggttaaaaatacactttctccggggtggaaacatagtttttccctgttaactgacagtatattttctctcgcaactgtataacttatcaatcaTTTGAATTGTtaggttttatacatgggcgtagaatttcccaacggtttagaaaacgaaacccaggggaaaaaacaccttttggaaatatctttgatgtgcagcaacatgtacgctccgtattttcgtattacgaaagtgtacattggaattccaccaaacaccgcatattacattctgaagcattgaaatcgagattgcgatgcgcttttgtaagccagtcatagctcatgtcacgtgatctcgccagccgatgacagcgggtatTTAGAGCTTCGGACacgtggtgtagtcagccaatagcaacatcactgttaagtaccgCGAATAcacgaacaggaaaagttaatggtttaaattaatatatatatatatatatatatatatatatatatatatatatatatatatatatatatatatatataatgttgttacaagaaaaacaattCTTTCGCATATTGGTCTCTAAGgccaatacgctgcaagagaagctaagctttcatataTAATGTTAGTCTACATTTTAAGATTTATCACACAAatctgccagtaaaatttttaataacgacataaaagtgtgatcttctgggctataaattcttctacatggctcgtcatcaaagagctgatttttaaatgagtcccagattcccagtgaagtacgCATCGACCTGATATAAAGCTTTTCAATGtagtttcgggatgtaaatttccttgggtaccagtactttgttatctcatgtctggttttttgttatggcataatgccatacatgctagaagatgaaaatgtacacttgaaatgcaccgaacagttgaaactagccaatagtttgaaattaaaccctttgtttcaaatatattgactgcctcgtccgaaaagattaataaaagaaaatttcttcagcaaaccgataaaaataacttcattgttctgcatggcaattaatgcttgactgtcagaaaggtggaaataaaataaaatctgaaactaataacgtattttagtcttccgtaattatgtgaatgtattttaattcacatgatagctcccggccacagaaatcaattttgtttccatttgacgtgagtgcagtagacaaagaggaaacagcaaaatcactaaatgtaaacacgggtcatgtggagccTACCCGCTTCCctattataactcagactgctctgcgcatcagccccgtatctacgatatttccgaaccggggcaatagtaGATAGTGGCGCCCcttgagcgtttgagataggacatcaaaaattCAAAAAAGAATCGAAttcaaaaaatatgttcattttgtagcgcaaatctttctgaagagtctgatacataaaacatacgtgtccgaggaattgtaagacatgttatctgatcttaagtgtaccaaagtgcagcgccacacctcttcacacagcattcttctatcgcacgtcactgtattttggtctctggaattgaaacgtgtatattttgtactggatgccatcaaactatattcaggacagtggaaattaaaatgtcctatggtgcctcccctgcttccagtcggccggtttgacatcctgcccctgtttcttttttctctctctctctctctctctctctctctctctctctctctctctctctttctttctttgactcttcagaaaATGTGCACTCTTTATTTCCTATTAGATAACAAcctgctgctttgtgtgacataaaattaagtataggatacataaaacaagtaaagagaagagacaagcaagacagtacacatttcttcaatccttagctcctagaattttttctctctaatcttgcaacAGCTTTACATAGTGTGCTTTCCTCTCTGTGAaaggatctgttacctcatcaaagttcgtcaaatgtttggctacatgaaaaatcgaaatgtcgttgtctaatactgaaaaagctgtaattACAAATAGGCCCAAGGCGGGTGTGGTTTCTCGACATGATTACCTATATTTTGTAACTGTCTGCGAGataaacaaaataggcctttataatactgcagcaattgtaacacatgccaaataaacgagactgttttggcagaaatggtcatttttataacacggcagaatataattcacaaagtaccaatatcaaatgcctattagggcTACTACAAGCCAaaaattttgtgtcaaaatttcattttcttgtatacaccgagaagctaatacgtaatctttcttacctgttattcctgttagtcgtttattcgtagcctggtagtctgaatctatggatttggtTGGTAATCATAACAACACTCATCGTTCGCAAACATAAGCAGACAATAGTTGGCTTTTTCGTTCGGCTatactctgctcagctcgtatagcccattttgtctgcaggaaagtttatttctagatgtgacgaagATTCCACTGACACAGACATGACGTAcactatggctcaaatggctctgagcactatgggactcaacttctgaggtcatcagtcccctagaacttagaactacttaaacctaactaacctaaggacatcacacacatccataccccaggcaggattcgaacctgcgaccgtagcggtcgcacggttccagactgtagcgcctagaaccgctcggccactccggccggcctcacgtacactatgcacgcattcacaaatcaacttatggttcattcagaaatcaatttagaatgtgttcaacaatgttcaaaaaccaacagggacacatttcaaagtcatacgaataatcgatagatcaacgtgcgctggatgctaggcactttgtgaaacaaggttttttcctcgGGAATATGAATTGcggctgcttacacagccaacagccacgttTCTGTAGCCACAAGCAGAAGAAGatactactcaactgcgcatgatcgaactcgtaactgctaaaacaaatctaatgttaacagttgtgacgtcatgctcatcggaggcaatttgttgttatgaagcaatgcggacgcttgtatgagcactgtgttttgttgctgtatgtggcgcattttctttgcaatttaagttttatttcagtttttttctctccttcatgttttattgctgcagtattactaTTCTgctgtagcaggatacagtaatatcctttgttggagtatcggttcttaccagtaaaaattacaaaaatttaaataagaacaaaaacaatgaaaaattcccggaattcaaaaaaattcccggttttatcctggatgaaaaaattcctgggtttttcccagatctcccggttcgTAGACACCCTGTAATATCATTCTGACAGCACAGCACAATGTAGCAAGAATGAATAAATGTTCCACAAGAACCCCCATCAGCCAGCTCACATGGCAGAAAACCACCAAGTAACGAAAGTCACTTTTGTGACACCAAAGGGCGGCAAACGATGCTGATGAAGCCAGAAAACGAGGGGACACACAGTCATCCTTGGCAAGACATAACATCACTGCCTCAGATGGACATTAATAAATACTCAGGTTCATAAGCCCATATGCAATTCAGTTACAGTGGACCAGCTACAATGCAGACCCTGCGATGTGTTCCATACAATTTGCCAGATGACTTCTACTTTCGAGATTGTTGCCCACCTGATCTGCAAAAACAGTAGCTGTGAGTTGTCAACATCTCATCTGCTGTTGTGAAGTCTGGGGGATTTCTACCTCCAGCTTGCTGAGAGCCAAAATGATGGTGTTTGGCACACCATCAACTTATCACTGTATTCAGGATGCATGCTTAAGGCTTGCATCTGTGAGCAGATGCTGGTGTCCATGGCCTACCTCTGGTGGAGATGCCATGCCAACAGTCATGACActccattttgcttttgttacccccccccccccccctcccctgtgatAGCAGCATGCCAAGCAGCCAGCAACTGACACTTTCAAGTGCGATATGGGTTGAGTGAAAATACTAATGTTAACACTgttttgtaacatagtttttacaatagagtgtgtatgtagtgccataaaaattgaCAATAACTAAAAATTACACCACGTTTgtgattatttagtttcctaaggagATATGAAATGGTGCATTTCAGGACAATTTATTGATGATTCTCTTGCAACAGACAGACAGTTACTGAATAATATTGTTTTCCTTGGCAAAGTCCTAGTAAGCACTGCAAGACCAGACATTTTACAAAAAGACATTGTATATCTATccaacaaagcagagttttgtCCGCTACACTTTCacccaaatcagtgaatgtggaatgcAGGAAACCTATATGAAATGCAACCTACATTATTCAATGTACCAAATGAACAAACACAACTGTAGTTTAAGGATAAACCACACAGATGTGATAATATTTCATCAacaacaataaaactgtttcccaacacaggcgaaaccaa
Coding sequences within:
- the LOC124790131 gene encoding tRNA pseudouridine synthase-like 1 isoform X4, with the translated sequence MPRYLLYISYVGTYFRAVQKQTFRTEPEVKDPESVQGILEIACRRFKPANEPKVYVSSSCGEGRGCNTQPWNVPSHPLHHVSSAAVSVAAVHVTPRTDKGVHALLSSAHVDLERHTGGGYDPECLTVGFNRYFEKAKVGLRVQKCQLVPDTFHSRHSAKCRTYLYRLAVRKQNAPTLQKMGFKYLAEIPFSEWRRCYFIQNPEFNVDAMKQAAALFPGIKDFRSFMGASRDDRDIRTVRSMKELCIKPGQQFLSDDYMPSCKHYDFWEVTCKGQSFLYRQFQHLLLKGYIRAQFLVMRQSAHSQVSTE
- the LOC124790131 gene encoding tRNA pseudouridine synthase-like 1 isoform X2; translation: MVYRAVQKQTFRTEPEVKDPESVQGILEIACRRFKPANEPKVYVSSSCGEGRGCNTQPWNVPSHPLHHVSSAAVSVAAVHVTPRTDKGVHALLSSAHVDLERHTGGGYDPECLTVGFNRYFEKAKVGLRVQKCQLVPDTFHSRHSAKCRTYLYRLAVRKQNAPTLQKMGFKYLAEIPFSEWRRCYFIQNPEFNVDAMKQAAALFPGIKDFRSFMGASRDDRDIRTVRSMKELCIKPGQQFLSDDYMPSCKHYDFWEVTCKGQSFLYRQVRRTVAALIAVAQGRLTLEDVQYMLDVPSKDSWNPKAVTVPPYGLFLVNVEYDPQDLLYERNCDNQWTENNNL
- the LOC124790131 gene encoding tRNA pseudouridine synthase-like 1 isoform X3 — translated: MPRYLLYISYVGTYFRAVQKQTFRTEPEVKDPESVQGILEIACRRFKPANEPKVYVSSRTDKGVHALLSSAHVDLERHTGGGYDPECLTVGFNRYFEKAKVGLRVQKCQLVPDTFHSRHSAKCRTYLYRLAVRKQNAPTLQKMGFKYLAEIPFSEWRRCYFIQNPEFNVDAMKQAAALFPGIKDFRSFMGASRDDRDIRTVRSMKELCIKPGQQFLSDDYMPSCKHYDFWEVTCKGQSFLYRQVRRTVAALIAVAQGRLTLEDVQYMLDVPSKDSWNPKAVTVPPYGLFLVNVEYDPQDLLYERNCDNQWTENNNL
- the LOC124790131 gene encoding tRNA pseudouridine synthase-like 1 isoform X6; the encoded protein is MPRYLLYISYVGTYFRAVQKQTFRTEPEVKDPESVQGILEIACRRFKPANEPKVYVSSSCGEGRGCNTQPWNVPSHPLHHVSSAAVSVAAVHVTPRTDKGVHALLSSAHVDLERHTGGGYDPECLTVGFNRYFEKAKVGLRVQKCQLVPDTFHSRHSAKCRTYLYRLAVRKQNAPTLQKMGFKYLAEIPFSEWRRCYFIQNPEFNVDAMKQAAALFPGIKDFRSFMGASRDDRDIRTVRSMKELCIKPGQQFLSDDYMPSCKHYDFWEVTCKGQSFLYRQLHL
- the LOC124790131 gene encoding tRNA pseudouridine synthase-like 1 isoform X5 — translated: MPRYLLYISYVGTYFRAVQKQTFRTEPEVKDPESVQGILEIACRRFKPANEPKVYVSSSCGEGRGCNTQPWNVPSHPLHHVSSAAVSVAAVHVTPRTDKGVHALLSSAHVDLERHTGGGYDPECLTVGFNRYFEKAKVGLRVQKCQLVPDTFHSRHSAKCRTYLYRLAVRKQNAPTLQKMGFKYLAEIPFSEWRRCYFIQNPEFNVDAMKQAAALFPGIKDFRSFMGASRDDRDIRTVRSMKELCIKPGQQFLSDDYMPSCKHYDFWEVTCKGQSFLYRQEAEL
- the LOC124790131 gene encoding tRNA pseudouridine synthase-like 1 isoform X1 → MPRYLLYISYVGTYFRAVQKQTFRTEPEVKDPESVQGILEIACRRFKPANEPKVYVSSSCGEGRGCNTQPWNVPSHPLHHVSSAAVSVAAVHVTPRTDKGVHALLSSAHVDLERHTGGGYDPECLTVGFNRYFEKAKVGLRVQKCQLVPDTFHSRHSAKCRTYLYRLAVRKQNAPTLQKMGFKYLAEIPFSEWRRCYFIQNPEFNVDAMKQAAALFPGIKDFRSFMGASRDDRDIRTVRSMKELCIKPGQQFLSDDYMPSCKHYDFWEVTCKGQSFLYRQVRRTVAALIAVAQGRLTLEDVQYMLDVPSKDSWNPKAVTVPPYGLFLVNVEYDPQDLLYERNCDNQWTENNNL